DNA sequence from the Tissierella sp. MB52-C2 genome:
TGCTTTTAACAACATCAAGTCCTACTCCTCTGCCAGAAACATCTGATATAGTTTCTGACGTACTGAAACCAGCTTCAAATAATAGGCTAATACTATCTTCCACTGATAAACTTTCAGCTTCTTTTTCATCTAAAATCCCTTTTTCAATAGCTTTATTCCTAATGACATTGTGATCTAAACCTTTACCATCATCTTCAACTTCGATTACAACATTGTTTCCATCGGGGTAAGATTTAAGAACAACAGTACCTTTTTCATCTTTTCCATTTTTTAATCTATCAGCAGGTAATTCAATTCCATGGTCAATAGAGTTTCTAATTAAATGAATCAAAGGATCTCCTATTTCATCTATTACAGTTCTATCAACCTCTGTCTCTTCTCCACTCATTTCCAATGCTATTTCTTTCCCAAGTTCTTTAGACAAATCTCTTACTAGTCTTGGGAATCTATTGAATACTCTTTCTATAGGAACCATTCTAACCTTCATCACGGCATCATGTAGACTAGTAGTTATTCTTTCTAGATATTCTATTGTTTCTGTTATATTCTCACCAGTGGTTTTTTCACTTAAGTCGTCCATTCTAGTTTTGATTATTATTAATTCACTGACTAAGTTCATTAGATTATCTAATCTTTCAATATCTACCCTGACAGTTTTGCCGACCTTTCCTTGATGTCCACTAGACTTTTCATTTTTATCATTCTTTTGAGGACTTGTATTAGTAGTCTTACTTTCATCTATAATGCTTCCTTCTTCGTAATCTACATTTTCAAAGTCTAATAAATCAATTTTTTCTATTTCTGATATTTGCTTTAATTCCTTCAATATATCTGATTTTTCATTAGAGCTTACCATAATAACAGAGAAATTAAATTCGAATTTTTCGTCTTCAATATCTTCTACAGAAGGATTAGAATAAATAATTTCACCAAATGTTTCTAAAGTATTGAATACTATGAAGGCTCTTGCTGATTTTAACATACAGGATTCACTTAAAGTAAAATCTATTGTATATATGGATAGCCCCTCGTCTTCTGCTTTCTTTACCGCCTCCATAATAAAGTCGTTGATTTTATCTTTTTCTTCAACCTCTAGTTCTGCACTTATATCAATATCCTTTTCTTTACTTAATATATTTCTTAATTTACTTATTAATGGTTCGTTCGTATCGCTATTTTCTACTCCCTCACTGATAATAGTGCTTACTGAAGAATCTAATGCGTCAAAACATTCAAATAGAATATCGATTATATCTTCTGAGAGTTTTATTTCGTTACTTCTTACTGCTTGTAAAACATTTTCCATCTCATGGGTTAGATTAGCCATATTATGAAATCCCATGGTACCAGACATTCCCTTTAATGTATGAGCAACTCTAAAGATTTCATTTATATTTTCTATATGTGAAAAATCTTTTTCTAACTCTAGTAAAACATCATTCATATTTTGCAAATGCTCTTTTGCTTCCTCTACAAATATATTTATATATTGACCGATATCTAAATCCATTTCTACACCTCCAATTTATTGACTATCTCTTTTCCTATTTGTTCCAAAGGCAAAATTTTATCTATAGAATTTGTAGCAATAGCTGATTTAGGCATACCAAAGACAACAGATGTGGACTCATCTTGAGCTACAGTGTAACTATTATTTTTTTTCATTTCAATTATGCCCTTTGTTCCATCAGAACCCATTCCTGTTAAAATAACTCCAACCTTTGAATAACCTTTTATTTTAGATACGGATTCCATCATTCTATCAACTGTAGGTCTTAATCCCATTACTTTAGATTCTTGATTTAACTTTATTACAAGATTATCTGCCATCTTTACAACTTCCATATGATAATCTCCTGGTGCAATATATCCATGTCCCCTTAAAAGTATATCACCATCTTCAGCCTCCTTGATTTTAATATTTGAAATAGAATTTAATCTTTCTGCTAAAGATTTAGTAAACTTAGGTGGCATATGTTGTACTATAACAATGCTAGCATTAATATCCTTAGGAAATTCTGGGAGTAAGGTCTGTAACGCTCGAGGTCCTCCCGTTGATGTTCCAATAGCTATAATATTGTCAAATTTTTTATCTACTAGGGTTTGTTTTTCAAATAGTGGCTTTGGAATATTTTTTTTCTTGGCGGATTGCCTAATATTAGGCTTTGCTTTCGCACCTGCTTTAATCTTTTCAATGATCTCATTTTTAATTTCATCTTGACTTAGACTAAATATATTAGTAGGCTTTGATAAAAAATCAATTGCTCCTTCGTCTAATGCTTTTAGTGTTAATTCTGCTCCTTCTACTGTTAAGGAGCTAATCATAATAACAGGTAAATCATATTTAGATATAATATGTTTTAATGTTGTTAACCCGTCCATTAACGGCATTTCAATATCTAATGTTACTATGTCAGGCTTCAGTGTTTCTATTTTTTCCAAAGCTTCTTTTCCATTTTTGGCAGTACCTACTACAGATATTTCATTATCTAGTATTAATACATCTGTTAATATTTTTCTAATTAAAGCAGAATCATCTACTACTAAAACTTTAATCATCTATATCAATCCTTTTAACCTTAAAATTCGCTGTTGCTCGAAAATATATTTAATAATTTCATCTCTCATTTCACTTTCAATCTCTAAAAATTTGATACCCATGCTATACTTGTAATTAAAACTATTCAATTCTTCCACCCGTATAACTCTAGCCTTTATCTTTATAGATTCTCCATTTACATTAAAGGAACATACTATTTCTTCTCCTTCTTTATGTTTGTAATTACAGTTAAGCTTCATTCCACCACCTGAAATATCTTTAGTTTCACAATGCTCATAAAATTTCTCAATATTATCACCTTGAGCTATTAAATGCTCTTTTTCTACTTTTAACCTCGTTAAAAGTCTATAGTGGTCCCTCAACTGAATCTTCTTTATTTCTGATATTCTTTCTATAGTCAAAGTATAAATAGATGAAAGATTTCTAGCTAATATTTTGGCTGTGAATAAATATTTTCCCTTATTTTCAACATTATAAGATATATATATTTTTTCATTTTTATGTAGCAAAACTAAATTACTTTGTTTAATTGGTCCGCTAATTATCATTTCATTTGATTCCAATATATCTAAAATTTGTGATGGATATGTAACACTTTTGTCGTTAGGTTTAATAATATCAATTTTTGAACCTATACTTAAATAATCAGCTCTAAAACTCACTTATTCACCTCTTCCCTCTAAAAATATCTACTATTTTTTTACTGAAGCTTTTTTTCGTATTTTCATCTTCCAAAGATTTGCTACCGAGAAAACTCATAGCAATTACATTTATTTTTCTCGAAATAGAATTATTAGGATTAGATATTGTAAAAGGTATCTGCTTTCTTACAGCATTATTAACTAATTCACTTCTCTCTATATACCCTAAATAATTAATATTTATCTGTAAGAATTTATTTGCAGCATTATAGAGTTTGTCAAATATTTCTTTTCCTTCATTTCTGCTGTTGACTAAATTACAAATTATATTTATAGGTCCTATAAATCCTGTATAAAATATGGATTTTATTAATGTATAAGAATCCATAAGGGATGTTGGGTCTGGGGTACAAATTATTATAGTTTCATCAGATGCCATTATAAAATCAGTTACAGCTTTTGAAATTCCGGCTCCTGTGTCTATTATAATATAATCTGCACAGGATTGTAACTTCTCCATTCCTTCCATTAACTTTGAAAAATTATCGTCCTTTAATAAACTTAACTCTTTTAAACCAGAACCTCCGGAAATAATCTTTACTCCTTCAGGGCCAGCAGCCATTATTTCAAATATATCTTTATTAGAAAATATTATATCCGATATGGTATAGTTAATATTAACTCCAGCCAGTATCTCAATATTACTTAATCCTATATCTGCATCAATTATGACTACCTCATAGCCCAATCTCTTTAAAGATATGGCAAAATTAATAGCAAAATTAGTCTTGCCTACTCCACCTTTACCACTAGATACAGAAATTACTTTAGCCCTATTCTTTACTACTGATATTTCCTCTTGGTTCATAGTCTTAGACTTCATAATATTTCTCAAGTTTTTTGCTTGATCATTCATTGTTATTCTCTCCAATAATCTTTTCAGCAATATGATCAACATCTACCATTTGAATGTCATCTGGTACATTTTGTCCTATTGTTAAATACGAAAGTTCCTTATTTGTAATATACCTGATATTTAAAATATTTCCGTAATTTTCGGCTTCGTCTACTTTAGTAATTATTAATCTATAATTATCTAAAAAACTATATTTTTCTATTAAGTTTTTTAATACCTTACAATCTATATTTGCATTAATCAGTAAAAAGATATCCTTAACATGGGTGGTATCTATAATCTGTTGTAATTCTTGTATTTGTTCAATATCGTTATGATTTCTTCCAGCAGTATCTATAAAAATAATATCTTTATCCTTAAATTTATGAAGTGCCTTTTCCATATCGACTTTATTATATGCAACTTCTAAAGGTAGTTGTAAAATATCACTATAAACTTTTAATTGTTCTACTGCAGCAATTCTATATGTATCAGATGTAATTAAACCTAGTTTATGTTTATCTTCAAGCACAAAGCTGGCTGCTACTTTAGCCAATGTAGTAGTCTTTCCCACACCTGTAGGACCTACAAAAAAAACAATCTTTTGTGAATCATCAATGGTAGTAGGTTTCGGGCTTCCTAAAATTTCAACTAAGTTAAACTTCAATAATTTCCTAATAGTATCTTTATCTTTTTCTTCTAAGTTAATTTGTTTTTGATTTTTTTCCAATATATCAGTAGCTATTTCAGAGTTTACTCCGTTTTTCACCATAATATCATAAAATTCCTTCAAAATAGGTGGAAGTCTATCTTTTTCTTCTCTCATTTGACTTATGGAAATGCTTGTCATCATATTCTTCAATTGGGTAAGCTCTCTATTTATATTACCTAGTTCCTTTTCATATGGATGAACAGTACTTTTACTTAATAAATTCTTTTCCTCAAAGCCCGCCGTAATTTCTATTAAAGGTTTTTTTAGAAAACCAAACAGACCTTTAGCCCTGATAGTTTTAGTACTTAATACTACTGCATCAGGGCCTAATTCCATTTTTAATTTTAGCATGGCTTCATGAGTTGTTTGACCTATATATTTTTTAATCTTCATTATATAACTACCACCCCAACTGATTGAACCTCTACTGAAGATTCAAGTTCATTATAAGATATTACAATTATATCACGAGTCATCTGCTCTGTTAGCTTTTTAAAATATAATCTAACAATTGGTGCTGTAAGTATTATAGGTTGTTCTCCTATTGATGTAAGTTTTTGAATAGCTTTAAATGTATTATTAAGTATTAGTTGTGCTTTATTAGGATCTATAGATAAGTATGAACCTGTTTCAGTTTTATTGATAGAATTCATCATCAATTCTTCTATTCCATTATCTAAAGTAATTACATTTAAACTATTATTTTCAACATATTTATTAGTAATATATCCTGACATTCTTTGTCTAACGTACTCTGTAAGTAAATCAGTATCACTTGTAATACTTCCATAATCCGCCAATGTTTCTAGTATACTAACCATATCTCTTATACTAATCTGCTCCCTAAGTAAATTAGATAAAACTTTTTGAACTTCTCCAAGAGACAGTACTTTTGGGATTACCTCTTCAACTACTGCAGGATATTCTTCCCTAACATTTTCAATTAATGTTTTTACATCTTGTCTGCCAATAAGCTCATAAGCTTTTTCTTTTATTACTTCAGTTAAATGAGTAGCTATTACAGAAGGTGGGTCTACCACAGTATATCCAAATATTTCAGCCTTTTCTCTTTCCTTTTCTGTAATCCATTTTGCTGGTAAGCCAAAAGCAGGCTCTGTAGTATCTATACCTTCAATATTTCCTTCTCCCATACCTGAGTCCATGGCTAAATAATGATCAAAATATACTTCACCTTTTGAAACTTTAACTCCTTTTACCTTTATTATATATTCATTGGGATTTAGTTGAATATTATCCCTTAATCTTACGATTGGAACTACTAGACCCAGTTCCATAGCAATTTGACGTCTGATCATTACTATCCTATCTAGTAAGTCTCCACCTTGATCTATATCAGCTAAAGGTATTAATCCATATCCAAATTCTAGTTCAATATCGTCTACCTTTAATAATCCTAATACATTTTCTGGCTTTCTTAATTCTTCTGCCTCCGTTGTAGATGCTATTTCCGGTTCCGCCATTTCTGGTTTAGCTGAAATGTTTGCTCTTAATCCAATGAACATAAAAATAGATCCTAATAAAATATTCGCAAATTTAGGTAGAGGTGTAAATAGACCTAATACCATCATTACTATACCTATGATAAATAATATCATTTTATTAGAGAATAACTGTTTAATTAAGTCTTGTCCTAGGTTGGCTTCAGATGCGGCTCTAGTAACTACTAGACCTGTAGCGGTAGAAATAAGTAATGCAGGAATCTGACCTACTAGTCCGTCTCCCACTGTTAATATAGTATATCGCTGTAACGCTTGTTGAAAAGGCATACCCTTTCCTACAATTCCAATAAGAAATCCTGCTCCAATATTAATTATTGTAATAATTATACCTGCAATAGCATCACCTTTTACGAATTTACTGGCTCCATCCATTGCACCATAAAAGTCAGCATATTTTTGTACATCTTTTCTTCTTTGTCTAGCTTCATCTTCCGTAATTAATCCAGCATTCAAATCAGCATCTATAGCCATTTGTTTACCTGGCATTGCATCTAAAGTAAATCTAGCAGCAACTTCAGATACTCTTTCAGCACCCTTCGTTATTACTAAAAAGTTTATAAGTACAATTATAAGGAATATTATAAAACCAACAACAGCATCATTTCCAATTACAAAATTTCCAAAGGCTTCTACTACTCCACCTGCATCTGCATCTTTAAGAATACCTCTTGTAGTTGAGACATTTAAACTCAACCTGAATAAGGTGGTTAATAGTAGCAGTGATGGAAATATAGTTATTTGTAGTGCATCCTCTGCATACATAGATAATAATAAAATCAATAAGGATAGTGAAATATTTAGACTTAATAAAAAGTCTAACATTCCCTTTGGTACAGGGATTATGATCATAAGAATTATCCCAATTATTGCTAAGGCTACAAATATATCTCCTCTCTTCATTTCCTATCCTCCTAAATCTCATCTTTTAAGCTATAAACATACGCCAATACTTCAGCAACCGCTTCATATAAATCTTCAGTAATTATATCACCAATATCTATTGAATCATAAATAGCTCGTGCCAAGGGTTTATTTTCTACTATTGGTATCATATTTTCCCTAGCTATTTTTTTAATATTTTCGGCTACTAGATCCACACCCTTCCCCAATATATAGGGAGCATAAAATTTATCTTTATCATATTTTATTGCCACTGCATAGTGAGTAGGGTTTGTAATTATTACATCTGCCTTAGGTATATCCTGCATCATTCGGCTCATAGCCATTCTTCTTTGTCTCTCTTTTATTTTCCCCTTAATAAAAGGATCTCCCTCAGTTTGTTTGTATTCTTCCTTTATTTCTTCTTTGCTCATCATAAGATTTTTTTCATGTTCACGCCATTGAAAAATATAGTCCATAATTGCCAAAACAAAAAGGACACTTAAAATTCTTACAATAAATCCATAAAGTAAGTCAGAAAAGTTTACCAATGCCTCTATGGGTTCTAGACTAGAAAGTTTTACTATTCTTGTTATTTGATTTTTTCCATAGTTTATAGTAACATATCCCACTAGTCCTAGCTTTAAGATTGATTTAACCAATTCCATTAAAGCACGTTTAGAAAATATTCTTTTAAAACCTTCTATAGGATTTAGTCTATCTAATTTTATCTTTAATGTTTTATTAGTAAATAAAAATCCTACTTGAAAGTAATTAATAATTAGGGAAGATAAAAAAGCAATTATTAAAATGGGAGAAGATATCGTTACGAAAACAATTAATATCTTTAAAAAGTTAATCATTAGATTATTATAATTTAAAAAAATATCTGTATTGTTTATTTCACTAAAAATATCAACCATAAATTTTTTTAGCTGCCCACTTATGAAACCTCCAAATATCTTTATCCCTATAAAGCAACTAAAAAGAATAACGACAGTATTGATCTCTTTACTTTGAAAAATTTGTCCTTCTTCTCTTGCATCTCTTCTCTTTTTTGGCGTAGGCTTTTCAGTTTTTTCAGAAAATAATTGTAAATTCAACTTTAATATCATAGTATCAACCTTAATCAAATCTTAATAAATTTATAAATATCATTAATAATTAAATCTAAAATGCTATTTACTGTAGTAAAAAAAATAGGCATACTAATTATAATAATTAATAGTCCGATTATTACTTTTAAAGGCATTCCTACAACAAATACATTCATCTGCGGTATAGTCTTAGATATTATTCCTAAAACTATATCTGTAATAAATATTATTGCCACTATTGGTGCACTTAGCTTAAAACCTATTTCAAAGGATTTAGCTAAAGAATTTATAAGTAGGTTTAATGTATCACCAGTATATTTAAAGCTTCCTATAGGTAAAAATTCATAACTATTAACTAGAGCTGATATGATTAAATGATGTCCATTAACACTCATTAGCAATAGGAATGAAAGTATATAGTAAAAATTGCCCATTAGCGGAACTTGCGTTTTATTTAGCGGATCTATTACATTTGCCATACCAAATCCAATTTTCATATCGATAATTTGACCCATTACATAAAAGGTTGAAAAAAATCCATAGGAGATAAAACCAATTATTATTCCTACCATGAGTTCCTTTAATATAATAAATAATAATACTTCATTAGCGAAATTAGAACTTGTAGGTAAATAAGATGTTATCAGTAAAGATATAAAAAAAGTCAAACCTACTTTCATTGTATTTGGTATGTTTTGAGAACTAAAAAAAGGTGAAAAAATAAAAATCCCTGATGTCCTAACCATAACGAATAAAAATAATTGATACTTACTAAGAAGTAAATCTAATATCATATCCATATTATTCACCTTTAATATATGTATAAGTTAATATTAGTAAGTAATTCCGATGTAAGCTGGACCATTAATTTAATTATCCAAGGTCCGAATAAAAGCAAAGATAAAAATACCGCAACAATTTTAGGTACAAAGGCAAGAGTAGCCTCTTGTATCTGAGTAACAGCCTGAATAATACTAACTATTAATCCCACAACTAAACTAATTATTAGCATAGGGGCTGAGGCAAAAAGTACTGTACGTATTGCATCTTGAGCTAATTTTAACATATCTACATTATTCATCCTATCACCCCTATTTAAATCCTAATACTAATGATTTTATTATTAAATTCCATCCATCTACTAATATAAATAATAATATTTTAAAAGGTAAAGATATTATTACTGGTGGTAACATCATCATTCCCATAGCCATCAATGTACTGGCAACTACCATATCTATGACTAAAAAAGGAATATATATTATAAATCCGATTTGAAATGCTGTTTTCAATTCAGAAATTATAAATGCAGGTATTAATACATGTGTTGGTATTTCATCTAAAGAACTTACCTTACTAATATTTTTCATATTTAGAAATAATCCTAAATCTTTATCTCTAGTTTGTTTAAACATAAAATCCCTAATAGGTTCCATTCCTCTTTCAATAGCAATATCCTGGCTAATCTCCTCTCTGATATATGGTTGTATAGCTTCACTATTAACCTCAGTAGCAATAGGTGCCATTATAAAGAAAGTTAAAAATAGTGCTAGTCCAACAATTGCCTGATTGGGAGGAGTTTGTTGAAGCCCCAATGCATTTCTAATAAAAGATAATACAATTAGAATTCTAGTAAAGCCAGTCATCATTATTAATAATGATGGTGCTAAAGTAAGAATCGTTAAAATAAAAAGCAATTGAAGTGAAAATACATAATTCTGTGGATTATTACTATTTTCTAGAGTAACGTCTTTTCCAAATAAGGATACAATAGGCTCAGCCCAAACAAAATTTGAAAATACAATCACTAAAATAAGTGATATTATGATTATCTTAATACTTTTCTTCATGATCCTTGCCTTCCTTATCCTTCTTGATATTTAATTTGCTAAGTAAACCTATTACAGTTTTATTTATCTTAGACTCATTACTTTGTTTTAAATATTTGCTTAAATAGTTATCAAACTCTTCATCCCGTATAGAAAAATTCTCTTCATCTATTATGTCTATAACAGTTGTGGCACTATTAGTTATAGACATAATATATACTTTATTGTTTATCTTAGTTATAATAATTTTAGAGCCACCTGGAATATTTATCATATCTATTATGGATATGTATTTACTTGTTCCAACACTTTTAAAATTTTTAGCAATAAGTTTTGTACCATATAAACTAAAAAATATAACTAAGGCAAAAATTATAATATAAAAGATCAACTGTAGAATTGTTTTAGCTAAACTAACGTCTTCATATCCTGAACCATATACAGGATATGAATATAAAAATATAAAGGTAAATATAAGGTATAAATTTCCCTTTGTTTTCATTATTTAGCTTAAAACTTTCTTTACTGCCTCAACAACTCTTTCAGGCTGGAACGGCTTAACAATGAAATCCTTCGCTCCAGCTTGGATTGCTTCTATTACCATGGCTTGTTGACCCATTGCAGAACACATTATTATTCTCGCATTACTATTTATCTTTTTAATTTCTTTTACTGCATTGATTCCATCCATTTCTGGCATAGTAATATCCATAATAACTAAATCAGGATCTAATTCCTTATATTTTTCTATTGCTTTTAATCCATTTTCTGCTTCTCCTAATATGGTAAAGCCATTTTTCGTCAAAATATCTTTTATCATCATTCTCATAAAAGATGCATCATCTACAACTAATATACCATTTGACATTTCAAAGACCTCCTATTTCGCCATTAAATTATTCTCTTGTTTGAACTTTCAATTTCTGTTACCCTTACACCAAAGTTATCGTCAATAACCACTACTTCTCCCTTTGCAATATATTTTCCGTTTGCATATATATTCAAAGGTTCACCAACTAGTTTATCTAGCTCCACAACAGTACCTTGTCCAAATTCTAAGATTTCGCTAATCCTTTTATGCGCTCTACCTAATTCTACTGTTATTTCTACAGGAATATCTCCTACTAAGTCAATTGAACCTTGATGAGTTGAACTGGAAGATATATCAAAACTTTGAAATTCTGGTTTCTTCACAATAACTTTTTCTTCACTTGCCTTGCCTATATTATTATAGTTCATATTCTCAGTTCTATCAATATTGTTTTCTTTATTATTAGATACGCTATAATTATTTTCATTTATGACTTCTTTTGGAGTTTCTGGTTCTTTTTCTATAATAGGTTGGATTTCTTCAACCATGGTTTCTTCAGCAATACTAGATGAACCTAATAAATTATCAACCAAAGTTTTACCAAATTCTAATGGAACTAATTGCATAATATTACTATCTATTAAATCTCCTATAACCATTTTAAAAGATATTTTAATTATTGGAGTAGATGTATTTAATAAGTCAATTTTATGTTTTCCTTCACTAAAAGTAATTTCTATAGACTTTGGAGGTTCTATGTCTATTTTTTTCATAAACATTTCAGATAATGATGTTGAGGCAGAGCCCATCATTTGATTCATAGCCTCACTAACAGCACTCAAATCTAAATCTGTTAACTCTCTTTCTGTATCAAAGTCTTCTTTACCCATCATAAGGTCTGTAATAATCTTAGTATCATCTGTATTTAAAATTAAAATATTTGATCCTTCCAAACCTGCTTTATAGCTAACATCTATGGCTACAAAAGGTAATTTATAGTCATCTGCTAATTCATCTGCAGTTGTTATAGTTACCCTAGGGGTAGTAATATTCACCTTTTTATTTAACAATGTAGATAAAGTCGTAGCAGCAGTGCCCATACTTATATTTCCTATTTCTCCTAGGGCATCCATTTCCATTTCTGATAAAAATTCTTCATGATCTTC
Encoded proteins:
- a CDS encoding response regulator, with translation MSNGILVVDDASFMRMMIKDILTKNGFTILGEAENGLKAIEKYKELDPDLVIMDITMPEMDGINAVKEIKKINSNARIIMCSAMGQQAMVIEAIQAGAKDFIVKPFQPERVVEAVKKVLS
- the fliP gene encoding flagellar type III secretion system pore protein FliP (The bacterial flagellar biogenesis protein FliP forms a type III secretion system (T3SS)-type pore required for flagellar assembly.), whose protein sequence is MKKSIKIIIISLILVIVFSNFVWAEPIVSLFGKDVTLENSNNPQNYVFSLQLLFILTILTLAPSLLIMMTGFTRILIVLSFIRNALGLQQTPPNQAIVGLALFLTFFIMAPIATEVNSEAIQPYIREEISQDIAIERGMEPIRDFMFKQTRDKDLGLFLNMKNISKVSSLDEIPTHVLIPAFIISELKTAFQIGFIIYIPFLVIDMVVASTLMAMGMMMLPPVIISLPFKILLFILVDGWNLIIKSLVLGFK
- the fliY gene encoding flagellar motor switch phosphatase FliY — encoded protein: MTTDMLSQEEIDVLLNGDSSNESTIEFEDHEEFLSEMEMDALGEIGNISMGTAATTLSTLLNKKVNITTPRVTITTADELADDYKLPFVAIDVSYKAGLEGSNILILNTDDTKIITDLMMGKEDFDTERELTDLDLSAVSEAMNQMMGSASTSLSEMFMKKIDIEPPKSIEITFSEGKHKIDLLNTSTPIIKISFKMVIGDLIDSNIMQLVPLEFGKTLVDNLLGSSSIAEETMVEEIQPIIEKEPETPKEVINENNYSVSNNKENNIDRTENMNYNNIGKASEEKVIVKKPEFQSFDISSSSTHQGSIDLVGDIPVEITVELGRAHKRISEILEFGQGTVVELDKLVGEPLNIYANGKYIAKGEVVVIDDNFGVRVTEIESSNKRII